One part of the Microlunatus elymi genome encodes these proteins:
- a CDS encoding DUF4434 domain-containing protein: MTYRPITGTFLDEMTHDIPSQNWGPEEWQREFDTFVDAGIDTVIMIRTGYREKLAAPSQTIADHRKVLPVYVDLVQLFLELAAERDIDLFFGLYDSGFHWHRNDWTVEVELNRRYLHEMYERYGSSPAFRGWYLPHETIDSGLRIIDINTALAREIRTFSELPILVSPFFHGRTDQATGPRGSVRTVEEHVRAWEEIFRAYSGLITHCAFQDGTADLLALEDLTAATAQAAAASGITLWSNLESFDRDMHIKFPPLDWRKLAYKLDVVQPYVEKVITFEFSHFLSPNSTWPAARNLYRRYRDHLLVREGDR; encoded by the coding sequence ATGACCTATCGACCGATCACCGGAACCTTCTTGGACGAGATGACCCATGACATCCCGTCCCAGAACTGGGGGCCGGAGGAATGGCAACGTGAGTTCGACACCTTCGTCGATGCGGGCATCGACACCGTGATCATGATCAGGACGGGCTACCGGGAGAAGCTCGCTGCGCCCTCGCAGACGATCGCCGATCACCGCAAGGTGCTTCCCGTCTATGTCGATCTCGTGCAACTGTTCCTCGAGCTGGCCGCTGAGCGAGACATCGACCTGTTCTTCGGTTTGTACGACTCCGGCTTCCATTGGCATCGCAACGACTGGACGGTGGAGGTCGAACTCAACCGCCGCTATCTGCATGAGATGTACGAGCGGTACGGCAGTTCGCCGGCCTTTCGTGGCTGGTACCTGCCGCACGAGACGATCGATTCGGGGCTGCGGATCATCGACATCAACACCGCGCTGGCGCGAGAGATCAGAACGTTCAGCGAGTTGCCGATCCTGGTCTCGCCGTTCTTCCACGGCAGGACCGATCAGGCGACCGGGCCTCGCGGATCGGTCCGCACGGTCGAGGAGCACGTCCGCGCGTGGGAGGAGATCTTTCGTGCCTACTCGGGGTTGATCACCCACTGTGCGTTCCAGGACGGCACCGCTGATCTGTTGGCGCTGGAGGATCTGACCGCAGCGACGGCACAGGCAGCGGCTGCATCCGGGATCACACTGTGGTCGAACCTCGAGTCCTTCGACCGTGACATGCACATCAAGTTTCCGCCGCTGGACTGGCGCAAACTCGCCTACAAGCTCGACGTCGTCCAGCCGTACGTGGAGAAGGTGATCACCTTCGAGTTCTCCCACTTCCTCAGCCCGAACTCCACGTGGCCGGCGGCCCGAAACCTCTACCGCCGCTACCGTGATCATCTTCTCGTTCGTGAAGGCGACCGCTGA